The following proteins come from a genomic window of Candidatus Bathyarchaeota archaeon:
- a CDS encoding Gfo/Idh/MocA family oxidoreductase, whose protein sequence is MSYIKFVGKNFEPYLRFSKAYHRCTKLSKYDRFLKKADVDFVSVVTPNYLHARHTIAALEAGKHVLCEKPIALTVKDCNDKVRRLLILDINYK, encoded by the coding sequence ATATCTTACATTAAATTTGTCGGAAAAAATTTTGAGCCCTACCTCCGGTTCAGCAAAGCATACCATAGGTGTACTAAGCTCTCGAAGTATGACAGGTTTCTGAAGAAGGCAGACGTAGATTTCGTCAGCGTTGTTACACCTAACTATCTTCACGCTAGACATACAATCGCTGCTTTAGAGGCTGGTAAACACGTTTTATGCGAGAAACCTATAGCTTTAACGGTTAAAGACTGCAACGACAAGGTTAGGAGACTTTTGATACTAGATATTAACTATAAATAG